One Pseudomonas sp. C27(2019) DNA window includes the following coding sequences:
- a CDS encoding ABC transporter permease translates to MHLFRIALRSLANRRFTALLTIFAIALSIALLLAVERVRTETRASFASTISSTDLIVGARSGSVNLLLYSVFRIGNATNNIRWSSFEHFAQHPQVKWAVPMSLGDSHQGYRVLGTSADYFTHYQFGRKQHLQMRDGRFFSDQAPFEVVLGAEVADALNYALGQKIVLAHGMATISLVNHDDKPFTTVGILERTGTPVDRTLHIALAGMEALHIDWQHGAPAYGNRKISAEQALQMDLQPKEITAMLLGLKSKIATFAVQREINQWRGEPLLAILPGVALQELWGLMGTAEKALFVVSLFVVLTGLIGMLTAILTSLNERRREMAILRSVGARPWHIASLLILEAFSLAFAGILLGLVLLYLGIAIAQGPLQSHYGLYLPFSAPSLYEWMLLAAVLLAGVLMGAVPAWRAYRQSLADGLNIRL, encoded by the coding sequence ATGCATCTTTTTCGCATTGCTTTACGCAGTTTAGCCAATCGCCGCTTTACCGCATTGCTGACTATTTTTGCCATCGCCCTATCCATCGCACTGCTGCTGGCTGTCGAGCGCGTGCGTACAGAAACCCGTGCAAGTTTTGCCAGCACCATCAGCTCAACCGACCTGATTGTTGGTGCGCGCTCTGGCTCGGTTAACTTGTTGCTCTACTCGGTGTTTCGCATCGGCAATGCCACCAATAACATTCGCTGGAGCAGCTTTGAGCACTTTGCTCAGCATCCGCAAGTGAAGTGGGCCGTACCCATGTCATTGGGTGACTCACACCAAGGTTATCGTGTGCTGGGCACATCTGCTGATTACTTCACGCATTACCAGTTCGGGCGCAAACAACACCTACAAATGCGTGATGGCCGTTTCTTTAGTGATCAAGCACCTTTTGAAGTGGTGCTGGGTGCTGAGGTGGCGGATGCGCTGAACTACGCTTTAGGCCAAAAAATCGTCCTTGCCCACGGCATGGCCACCATCAGTTTAGTCAATCACGATGACAAGCCTTTCACTACGGTCGGCATTCTAGAGCGTACCGGCACGCCAGTGGACCGTACTCTGCATATTGCCCTAGCCGGCATGGAGGCTCTGCACATTGACTGGCAGCATGGTGCGCCAGCCTATGGCAACCGCAAGATCAGTGCTGAGCAAGCCTTGCAAATGGATTTACAACCCAAAGAAATCACCGCAATGTTACTGGGTTTAAAAAGTAAGATTGCCACCTTTGCCGTGCAACGAGAAATCAATCAATGGCGCGGCGAACCTTTACTCGCCATTTTGCCAGGTGTTGCCCTGCAAGAACTTTGGGGTTTAATGGGGACCGCGGAGAAAGCGTTGTTTGTGGTCTCGCTGTTTGTCGTACTGACCGGCCTGATTGGCATGCTTACGGCAATTTTGACCAGCCTCAACGAACGCCGCCGAGAAATGGCTATTTTACGCTCAGTGGGCGCACGTCCTTGGCACATTGCTAGTTTACTGATTCTCGAAGCCTTCAGTTTGGCCTTTGCCGGAATCCTGTTAGGTCTGGTGCTGTTGTATCTCGGCATTGCCATCGCGCAAGGCCCGCTGCAAAGTCACTATGGTTTGTACCTGCCTTTTTCCGCGCCCAGCCTGTATGAATGGATGCTGCTGGCTGCGGTATTGCTTGCAGGCGTGTTGATGGGTGC